CCCCTTGCATTGAATCAGTAAACAAAATGAAAAGAGGATTTCAACAAAGCTGTTACTTCCCCTTCTTCGGCACAGCCTTCTTCCGGGCCGGCGTCTTCTTCACAGCCGCGCCCTTCCCTTTTACTGCAACACCCGCCGCTTTCCCGACACCCTTGAGTTCGCACGGGATGCACTTCTCGAGCTTATCGTCAATGATACGGTACGCATTTGCGAGGACCGAAGAGTTTGAGATCATCCCGGCGAGCAGGATCACCTCAAGCACTTCCTCGCGGGTCGCCCCCATTCTCATCGCAGCCGTCATATGGTAGCCAGTACAGTGGGGGCACTTGAGGGCTGCCCCCACCGCCATGCTGATCAGTTCCACGTACTTCGGATCGAGGGGGCTCGTCTGGGCTACTGTCCCCTTGTAGAGCAGGTGGGAGATAAGTACTTCGGGGCGTTCGCCCATCCTCTTGAAGACCAGCGGCACTTTCCCGTATTCCACTTCGATAGCTTTCAGCCACTCATCCGCGGTGACGTCTGCGCCCTGCGCTACTATCTGTGCGAGTTTCTCCTCGAACTGATCTCTCGTAGATTTTCCTGATACCGTCTTTGCCATCATACCACCGTGTTCGTTTCTGAGAACGGGAGGATCCGCACAAGGATATAGTCCCGCATCCGCGAGGGCAGGATCTCGGATACGTCGCCGAGCAGGATCCCGTCCTCGATCTCGATCTTTCGCAGCTCAGCGGCAAACGTGTCGTAGGGTAGTTTCACCCGGAGTCCCGCCATCTGCACGGTCAGCGGTGTGGGCGAAGTCACATCAAGGATCGCGGGGACTTTCTCCCGGATCAGTCCCATGAGCCGGGCCGGGGAGACCGAGAGCGGGTCCTTTGCAATCTCCTCGCGCTTCTTCTCAAGCACCCGTGTTATCTCCGCCACGACTTCGTCCAGCTTGTCCAGCTGGTCGGCCTCTTTTGTCCTGCGCATGAACCGGCCTACGTTCCCCACGTACCCGTCAACCGGCGGGTCGACGATCTTTTTGAGGATCTCGATATCCGGGCCGCCGCAGAGCACGATCGGCACTTCGATTCCCCTCCGTAGCGTGGGCATCTTGTACTCGATACAGGTCTCGAAGTTGCCGAGCAGGTAGACCGCGATATCGTGCTCGTTGATCACATCCCGCTCCTCGTCGTTGAGGCCCGCTATCCGTTTCCCGGGCCCGCGGGCAAGGCTGACCATGTTGCTCTTTGCCCCGAGGCGCCGCACGTACTCCGCGATATCGCAGGACGGGTGAGGCAGGTGGTGGATCTCCAGGCTCATGCTGACGATTGCAATCTCTGTTCCTACAAGAGGGGAATCCGTCACCTCTCCGAAGAGTGGCCTTGAAATCTCGCGGATCAGCTCGATATCATCCTTCGGGACAAAGCACTGGAGCACCACTTCCTGGGCGATCATGTGCTTCTGGACAATGTATCCACCGAGGTCCTCGATCAGGTCCACGACGATATCGTGCTGGTAGATGCCTCCCTTGTAGGTGACTGGTACCAGCGTCACGGCGTCACCCCCATCAGTGCAAATTTCGCCCGGACAAGGGCATCGATATCCTCATCAAGGGTGTTCTCGCTTGCCACAAACGAGAACTTCTCCGTACTGAAACGTTCGCTCTTGAGCCGGAACCCTTCGGGTGCAATGCAACGGAGGGCGTAGATCAGGTCCTTGAAAAGGGATTCACTCGGGTCGGCGACTACGATCTCCTCGATCTCCTGTGCACTCACGGGAATGTTGTAGAGAATCACGGTGAACCGGTCCGGCTGCTCAACTTTATCCTTGCCAAAGCGTTCCCAGAAGATCTTCAGCATCGGGGCAAGGTACGTCTCATCGGAGATGACGAGCGTTATCTTGCCTTCCTGGGGGTTCACGTTCGCGAGATCCCTCACCCGGACAATGGTCGTGATCTTCTTGAGGGTGCCTACCGCGACAAAGACCGGCACTTTGGGATCGATAAAGATGTGGATCCGGCTGATAACCCTGAGGAGGTTATGGTCGAGCAGGACATCGTTTGCTATCTGCTTGTAATACTCGCCGCCCAGCGACTCGGGGCATTCCACCTCAAAGTACTCGATGGCGTACATCTAATCGTCCTTTATGAATCCGGATGCAAGGAGTGCAGATCCCACGGCACCGATATACTGTGAGTATGGCGGCACGACCACGTTGGTCTGGAGGAGTTCGCCCATAGCATGGACGAGCCCTTCGATGAGCGACGTGCCCCCGACCATAATGACCGGCTCCTTGATATCCACTTCCTGGAGCTGTTGTTCGTACACCTGTTCGGCAACGCTGTGACAGGCTGCGGCAGCTACATCTTCCCGGGTACTGCCGGCGGCAAGGGCATTGACAAGGCTCTGCGTGCCAAAGACGATGCAGTAACTGTTCATCGGCACCCGGCCGCCAAAGCCTTTCATGGAGAGCGGGCCCAGTTCCGTGATCTCCACGCCGAGCCGCTTTGCGGTCATCTCCAGGAACCGGCCGCTTGCACCGGCGCAGATACCCCCCATCGTGAAGACCCCGGGGATCCCGTCCATCACGGAGATTGCCTTGTTGTCCATGCCGCCTATATCGATAACCGTTGCCGGCCCGTGCTGCCGATCTGCGAGATAGACCGCCCCTTTTGAGTTGACGGTGAGCTCTTCCTGGATGAGGTCAGCATTGATCTCTTTTCCCACAAGGAACCGGCCATATCCCGTTGTCCCGACTGCTTGTATCTCGTTGCGGCTGACCCCCGCTTCAGCCAGGGCGTGGGCGATAACCTCATGTGCACTTTTCAGGACTTCGGTTGTGGGCTGCCAGCCCGTACCGATGATCTTGTTATCCCTCATTACGACCGCTTTTGTTGTGGCAGATCCCGAGTCGAGACCCAGGGTGAGGCCTTTCTGGGTCTCGCGGGCGAGCAGGGCACGGCGCCGGGCAATGGTGGTAAGGGCTTCCATCCTTGTGAGGAGCGTTCCTGCGGTAGTCCGCTCAGTGAACGAGTAACTGACTACCGGCAACCGCGAATGCTCGTTGATGTAGCGCCGGAGTTCGTTTCGTACAATCGCCGCTTCGGCACACCGGAAGCAGGTGGCGATGAATACCGCGTCTGCCTCCACGCGTCCTTCCACGAGCGCCATGGCCCGGGCAATGGCGAGTTTCAGATCAGGGCTCTTTACATCCAGCCCGAATTTATCAAAATCCCGTCGGATATCTTTCAGGGCGACATCCGGGTAGAAGATCTCCCCGCCTACTTCCCGGGCAGCAGAATCGATTTCGTGCTGGATACCGGAATATTCCGGCCCGCAGGAGAGCTGTGCAATCCGCACAGGCTGGGTCATTTCGTCCCCCCCAGTTCGGTTAAGAACCGTTTGATGGCTGCCACGAACTTCACTCCTTCCTCCTCGTTCTTCGGGTAGTTCAGTTCGAGACGTGGGATGGGCTTCTGGTGAACGAGGAACTTGAGGAGCTCGTTTGTCCGGGCACACCCCATGCACCCGAACGCGAGATCGGCATCGTTGATAATGATCGCCGCCTCGCACGCCTCGATCATCGGACCGTAAAGGGACATGCGGCCCCGGACCCCGGCGGGAACCTCGACGGCAGCCCACTTCAGCCCTTTCTTGGGTTCTTCAGGTGTGATCTGGAGCGGCGGTGATTCGAGTCCTGCAGTCTGGACACGTTCACGGATCGCAGTGGCGGATGAAAGCGGGGTATGCCCGAATCGTGCCACCATGTCGGAGAGGATCAGGCTTGTTGCAGGGTAAATGAATACTTTTGCCATTTCAGGACTCCTGTGCTTCCACGAGTTTTTTAAGTAGGGTTATATCGAGGGACACATGTTCGAGCGGATTTGTGGGAGAGGGGATGGTCGCCGCATCATGCTTATTGATCTCTTCGAGGCCATGCGAGACAAGCGGAAGTATGGTCATTTCAAATTCCATGCCATTGTACCCGGGCCGTGCACCTCCGAGATTTGCCCGGCACCGCCTTGCATCGCCGGGCGGGAATCCCCGGTCCTTGACAAAGATGTGGTCCGGATCGATTGCGCGGAGACCGGCAACGATGCGGTCGACCTCCGCTTCTTTTCCGCTGACAACAAGACCAAAACAGGTCTCCTTGATCATGACGCCCTGCGATATCTCGTACCCCCGGATTGCCAGATCTGCCGGCGTGATCCCGAACGATTCCACCACCACGTACTTTGTAACGGAACCCACGTGGGATGGTGTATAGTCCGTCACTTCTTCACCTCCCTGATATACACGGTCTCCCGCTCCTTGACTTTTTTGACTTTCTCTGTATCGATGACGCGCCCGATGATATTGGTCCCCTCAAACGGCTCTGATGTGGGACCGAACTTCCGGTTCCCCGAAAGCCGTACACCCACGAGACCGGCACCCTTGCGGGAATCGTTCGTTATGGCAAGCGTGGCTCCCGGCACCTCGTCCGTTGGCTGGTTTTCCGGGATGATCTTGGTGCCCGGTGCTATAGCCGGCTTAAAAAGGACGGAATCGTCGAACTTGAAAAAGACCGGCATCATGCCGGCGTCGTGCTCCATGAGCCCGGTAAACTTCCGGAACACCTCACAGCTGAGCGGCGCACGGGCATCGTCGAGCTCGATATCGATCACTTTCTCGGAGGGGGCCGTCGTCACGGTTACCTGTCGCTCGTTCAGGATATCCAGCGTTGTCCCCGGCTCCTGGGACACCACGATCCGTTCGCCGTCGGTCTTGTCGGCTTTGAGTGAAATGCCCCGGGCAACAGCAATCTCCTGTGCCTTTGCCAGCGGGAGCCCGAGCAGGTCGATTCGTTCCGGCAGGATACGCACGGACAGGACATCGTGCTCCTTTGCCAGCCTGACCAGTTCTATTCCGTGGATTACCTGGCCGGTGACACTGTGGACAAGGCTGCTTGGGACATCTGCCCGGTAGATGTAGATCCCGCCTGCGGACTTCCCCGTGGTTCGGACCGTAACCGTTCCTTCCCGGCGGGGCCGGCGGAACTCTTTTGGCACGTCCTCGGCGCCGGCACGGTACGGGTCCATGATATGGGTGCTCGTTGCCCGGCCAGCGGTAAACTTTCCACGCTGGAGTACGAGCAGCATGTGCTCCACGCTGCCTGCAGCCTCCGTGGTGATGCGTTCCGGTGAATACCCCTGCGCCACGATCTCCACGTTGGTCACGATCTGGGTTCCGTCCTCGGGAACGAGGCTCGTGTCCATGGTGGTGAACGAGCGGCTGGTGTCCGCCCAGCTGACAACCGGTTCGATCTTCGTGATGCGGTCACCGGTTGTCCAGCGGTCGAGGACCGCCCTCCCACTCACGACTTTACCGATGACACCCCCGCTCTCGTCCGCCCCATGATCCGCCGAGTGACGGCTTTTCGAGAAGATAAGGTAGGAACGCGAGGACTCGTATCCCCCGCAGCCGAGGATAACATCGCCCCGCTCGTACAGGTGCGGTTTGCGCAGCGGGCGGATAGCGGATGGAAACGGGCCGAATGCGGCGGCATACCGGTCGCCCCAGTGAAGTGCCAGCTTTTCCGCAGTCCCGGGGGATTCAATGAGATCCGCATCCCTGCCGTTGATCTCGATGGTAACCTCGCCGGCTGTAGTACTGAGTGCAAGACTCCCGGTTTCTGTCTTCTCCTGGGTTGCCGGTCGGATGATCCCTATTGCACAGCCTTCCGGGTGCCGGGGAAGAAGGGACGCAAGCGTAACTCCCCCGGTAATCTCCATCCTCTCTCCGTCGAGGTGGATCGTGACCATTCTGACCTCAAGCCTGGGGCGGCTGGCTCATGACCTTCTTCTCTTCCTCGGTCAGGATGGCAAGCACATCCGCAGTCTTCCCGATCTGGACGATCTTGCCAGCCCGCATCAGGGCGAGCCGGTCGCAGATGTCCCGCACGAACTCCATATCGTGGGAGACCACAATGAACGTCTCATCCATCTCTTCACGGGAATGCATGATCGAGTGCTTGACATCGATCTTCGTGATTGGGTCCATCGTGCCCGTAGGCTCGTCGAGGATGACGATCCGCGGTTCACGGATGAGTACCTGCGCAAGGGCGACCCGGTGCCGCTCCCCTTCCGAGAGCTGTGCGGGCATCCGGTCCAGGATCTCCTTGCTCTTCTCTTCAGAGAATCCTGCCATCCTGAGCGTGATGAGCGCCTTTCTCATGGCAAGTTCCTTGGGGAACTCGAGCCCGATGGCATCCGTCAGGTTGTCGAGCACGGTCCTGTGGGGGAAGAGATCATATTCCTGGTGCAGGAGTCCGATGTAACCGGTGGCCCGGCCCCGCTGCTCGATCCCGGGTTTCGTCATATCGATCCACTCGTCGCCGATGCGGACATTGATCTCACCGCTCGTGGGCTCGACAAGACCTGCAAGGATTCCCGAGAGTGTTGTTTTTCCCGCCCCGCTTTTCCCGATAATGCCGAAGATCTCCTTGGTGAAGACCTCGAACGAGACACCGTTGACCGCTTTCACGACTCCGCGGTCCATGGATATGTAACGCTTGACAAGGTCACGGGCAGCAACCACCTTGTCGCCAAGCTCGGCTTCCTCGAACGTTTCAGTATCATCATATCCTTTCATGAATTCGGCGATAACGTCTTTTGGTGTACCGATTTTTGCAATACTGCCGTTGACCAGCAGGATCGCCCGGTGTGCCACATCCTCAATCACCTGGGAGAAGTGAGACGTGACGACCATGCCCATATTATTGGTTTTTGCCGCTTCCGTGAGCATCGCATGGACGACTTTTGCCGTTCCCGGGTCGAGCGTGCCCGTGGGCTCATCGGCAAACAGCATGAAAGGATCCTTTGCCAGCTGGCGGGCCAGGACTACCCGTTGTTTCTCTCCTCCCGAAAGGTCGCGGGCGATATGCATCATCCGGTGCGAAAGACGCACCTGGTCGATGAGATCGGCAGCCCGGCCAATGGCTTTCTCCGCCGGGTAATTGATATCGTCAAGGGCATGAAGGACATTCTCGATGACGCGGTCATCGCCATAGAGAGCAAAGGTCCGCTGGAACATGATAGCCGTCCTTCGCATGACATTCCGCTTGAGTTCCTCGTTCTTCTCGTTCCAGAGATCCACGTCGAGAGGTGCAAGCGTGGCACCGCAATGAGGGCACACCTTACCCGCGGAACTGGCAACGTCCATGTAATCGCACCCGGGACGACAGGCCGCGACATGGTAGATGACCCGGCCGCTTGTAGGGGGCTGCTCGACCCCGCGGATCAGGTGCATCAGGACCGTCTTACCCGCCCCGCTCCTGCCAATAATCCCAAGGATCTCCCCTTCGGCAATTTCAAAAGAGATATCTTTGAGTACCCTCTCGCCATCAAAATCCATGCAGAGGTTGTCGACCGTGATCAATGGAGCCTTCATAGTACTCTTATACCTAATGTGACAGAAGTCGCATATTACCTTTTATATGATACACCCCAGCCGTCACGATCGCAAATTCCGCTGAGACTGGAGCAGATTCTCTACCAGGGTTACGACTTCCCCGACACTCTTCACGACGTAGTCAGCCTCCTTGTAGAGTTCTGCCGGGCGAATGCCGGGCTGCTGAAGGGTAAGAACGGCGATATCAGCACTCCTCATAGCACCCAGGTCATTGATTCCGTCCCCGACCATGATGACCTTGTCATACTCCTCACGGAGATCGTTGACGATCTGCGCTTTCACGGTCGGTGTTGCCACACCGTTAACGCGGTCGCGGGGGATGCCGAGATGATCTGCCATCTTTTCGAGCTTGGTGACCCGGTCCCCGGATGCGATGAATGCAGGCACTCCCAAGCGGTGGAGGGCCGTGATTGCCTCCTTTGCGCCATCGAACGGCCAGCCTCCGGCCGAGATCGTGAACTCAATACCTTTTTGCGCCATGTTGATGATAGCCCCGGAATTGAGGGTCACAACGGATTCCTGTCTGCAGACCGTCCAGACGTTCCGGATACATTCCTGGAGATCCTCCACGTTCACCCTTTTGTCAGCATAGAGCACGTCGCCAATCTCTTCAGCTGTTGTGATCTTCCGGGTGCAGCTGACCCCGAAACCGATATCGTGCTCTACGAGATAATCCGAGAGGAGACAACCGCCCGGGGCTGCCATGAGATCCTTGGAATGGATGGGCAGCACGATGAGAACCCGGTCCTGAGAACTGAATGTCAGGGTCGTGGTCTCCACGCCCGGCAGAAGTTTTTTGTTGCAGATATCCTTTGCAACCCGGTAGGTGTTCAGGAGCGTTCCGGCACTGTCAAAGACCACGGCAACCGACATGACATCACCCGGTAAGAAACTCTTTTGTACTTCGCTCGAGCATTCAATGATTGAAGCTGATGATCGTAACTGATACTGCAGAGAAGATAAAGAGCATGGAGATCCGGGGTGCAGGCAGGATTGCCCGTGCAGCCGCTGAAGCCCTCAAAGACCATGCCCTCTCCATACAGTCCCCGGACATCGTAGCGTTCCGGCAGGAGATGGACCGGGCTGCTGCCATTCTTGTTGCCACCCGGCCGACAGCGGTCTCGCTCCCGAACGCTGTCCACATGGTCATGAACGGGATCGGGCAGGGAAAAAATGTTGAGGAGGCTCGCACCGGCGTTGTAGAGCGCGCTGAACACTTTATCCAGTCTTCTCAGCACGCGGCCCGTAAGATCGCAGAATTCGGTGCCCGGCATATCCGTGACGGGGATAAGATCCTCACGCACTGCAATTCGGAAGTGGCGCTTGGCTGCATCATCGAGGCGCACCGGAGCGGCAAGGATATCGAGGTTTTTGCCACTGAAGTGCGCCCGAGAAACCAGGGGCACATCACCATCCGGACCCTGAACGATGCCGGTATCAAAACCAATTTTATCGTAGATTCCGCAGTCCGGTCTTTTATCAACAAGATCGATCTCGTGGTTGTCGGAGCCGACGCGGTCACCGTGAACGGTGCCGTGGTAAACAAGATCGGAACTTCTCAGGTGGCCCATACGGCAGTCGAGGCGCGGGTGAACGTGCTCGTGGCTGCCGAGACGTACAAATTCGCTCCCCGGACCGTCATCGGGGAGTTGATCCAGATCGAAGAACGGCCGGGAAACGAGGTCCTGCCGGATGCGATCGCAAAGACCCTCCCCCACGTTACAGTACGTAACCCGGCATTCGACATCACCCCCGCCGAATATATCGATCTCATTGTCACCGAACAGGGGGCCATTCCCCCGCAGATGGCATATGTTATCATCCGGGAATACCTTGGGTGGGGAATTGAGGAGTTCCACAAGGATCTCGTGCTGAACAACGGGCACGAGGAATAACGGAAGACTTCCGTCCCTGTCCTTTTAACCGGCATGACAGACAAGTGCGGGCGGGAAGTCGAAGCTTTTATTGACTAACGAGAGCGATGTGGAGTACACAAAGGACCATTTCCGGGGAACCCCGGCAGTTGTGTTCCTGAAAAAAAGGGGTAGAATATGGAGATACCATTTACCAAGCTGCACGGGAATGGGAACGATTTCATCGTTATTGACGAATATTCCCGCACCGTCATACCGGATGGGATGGAAGGACAGTTCGCTGCGATCTACTGCGACAGGCGGTTCGGCATCGGTGCCGACGGGGTCATTTACCTCTCGAAAACCGTAAAAGGCAACCTGAGGATGCGAATTTTCCAGCCGGACGAGAGCGAGGCGGAGATGTGCGGTAACGGCATCCGGTGCCTGGCAAAGTTCGCCTTCGATGCAGGATATGCAAAGGAGAGTTGTACCGTCGAGACTCTTGCCGGGGAGATTGGGGTAGTGATGGGATACCGGGAAGAGGATTTTTTTGCCACGATCAATATGACCGCCCCGCTCTTTGAGAGAAAGGATATCCCTGCAACCGGATCAGGCGAATACAAGGAACGGATTGGGGATCATGTGGTCTACGCAGTCAATACCGGTGTCCCCCACGCGGTCATCCTGGTGGATTCGGTCGATGCGATTGATCTCGAGACGGTCGCTCCCGGGATCCGCAACCATGCGAGCTTTTTAAAAGGCGCTAATGTGAACTTCGTCGAGAAGACCGGGGACGACAGCATACGGATCCGCACTTTTGAGCGAGGTGTCGAAGGAGAGACCCTGTCATGTGGCACCGGGGCGACGGCATCCGCCGCGGTTGTCCATAAGCTTGGGATTCTGGGGCCGGTAATCAACGTCGAGACATCGGGAGGTTCCCTTACGATCCGCATGAACGGGAGTACCACGATGGAAGGCCCGGCCCGGACAGTCTTTTCCGGTGTTATCCCATTTTGAGGGATCCTTTTTTTAACTTCTTAAAACAGGGAAGATTGCATCAGGCAATCAGGTAAGCCCCTCAGGGTTCTGCCGCTCCAGTATAAGACCGATCGTTGCTGCCAGTGTCACGAGGATCTCGATCTCAACATCAGCCCAGTCATGTTCCTCATGCAGGTCGCTGCACCCGATCAGGCCCCAGTAGACTCCATTTACATGGATAGGCACAACAATAATGGACTGGACCCCCGTTTTTTCCATTTCCTCTTGTTCCGGGGGAGAGAATCTGGCTCGCGGCCCTGCGATCCATGTCCCGGAGGCAAGCCGCTTTGACCATTGCCCGGGAAAGGCCGTCCTGCACTCCATTCCCGCGCCGGGATCCTGTGCCGGGTCTCTCGTCCACCGGAATTTCCGTTCTGTAACACGGGTACCATTCACCGGGTCCTGTATGTCCCGGTAAATGTACGCAACATCTGCTCCCAGGGCCTCGCCCATGATGGCCAGGACGCGTGGGTACGGATCCCGGATCCTGCCCGTGAGCAGGAATCCTGACGCAGCCCCGAATGCGCGGAGGACCTGATCGCGGTGTTGTGCCTTCTCCTCCGATTGTATGCGATCCGTGATGTTCCGGGATATGCTCAGTAATTCCCGGATCTCACCGGTCTGTTCATCACGGATCACGTTGTTCATGGATTCAAACCAGAGGTACCGTCCATCCTTGTGCCGGAAGCGGAACGTAGATGCGGGGAGGTCACTTTTATTCGTTACGATATCCTGAAGATCTTTCTGTATCCTTGCAATGTCATCAGGATGGACGAGTGCCAGCAGGGAGATACCGAGAGATTCCTCCACGGAATACCCCAGTATCGCGGTTACCGAGGGTGAGACGTACGTGCAGACACAGGTTGGGGTCTGGCGGGTAATGATATCGAGGGAATTGTTGACAATGAAGCGGTACTGCTGCTCCTGTAAAAGGAATTCGTTTTCCGCCCGTTTGCGCTCGGTGATGTCTAATAAGGAAGTGACGGATTGTGTGGTTCCCGGGATCATATCAACGGTGAGGAAAATAATACGGATATTCCCGCTCTTTGTGATAAACCGGAACTCATAGTGTTCCAGTGCATCCTGTCTGCTCTGCCTTCTCAGGTTATGCTGGGCGATCATGGTTTCGAGATCTTCTTTTTCTACAAACTCGATCCAGCTCTTTTTTCCCTCAATCTCCTCTTTTTTGTATCCGGAAAGACGCTCGAATTCAGCATTGACAAGGCGGATTATGGTATTTTCTTCAACAAGGGCGGTTGCCGTACCCGTGTTCTCAAAAACCGTACGATACCTCTCTTCGCTCTCACTCAGTGCTTCAACCACCCGCTTGCGCTCGGTGATGTCATCGTAGGTGCCAAGAACACCAATGATATTCCCGGCTTTGTTGGAAAGGGGTACCTTGCTCGTCAGAAGCCATGCCTGGCTGCCATCCGGCCTGATCTGAATCTCTTCAAAATTGAGTTTGGGTCTTCCTGTTTCTATCACTGCCCGGTCATCTGCCCGGTAATGATCTGCTGTTGCTGCTGACGCATGATCATAGTCGGTTTTTCCGATAAGCTGAATTGGTTCCTTATAACCTGCGTCAAGGGCAAGAGATCGGTTACACCCAAGAAAAACCGAGTTCCTGTCTTTCCAGAATACCCTCACAGGTATCGTATCGAGCACGAGCTGGAGCATCTGGCGGGAATCGAAAAGCTCTTCTTCGGCCCGCTTGCGCTCGGTGATGTCACGGGAGATCCCGAGCACTGACTGGACACAACCGTCTTTATCCGTGAGGGGGACAAGGTAGTGATCGAACCAGTGGAGTGTGTTGTCCTTGTAGAGCGGGCCTTCGCTCCTGAGCATCATACCCGTATTAAAAATCCGTTCAAGCTCATCCTGCTGGTGCCTTGTGATATCCTCCGGGAAAACACTGCTGCGGGGTTTGCCGATGAGTTCATCAGCCCTTTTACCAACAAATGCCGCTGCAAAGCTGTTGACAAATTCAATCCGGTCGTTCCGGTCAATCATGAATATCAGGTCGCGCGAGGCCTCTGCGAGGACCCGGTACCGGATCTCACTCCTCCGAAGCTGCTCCTCGTCATGCTTCCTGCTTGTAATATCCTCAAGAAGCATCGAGACCCCCTTCTGGCCCCCGGCAGTGACTATCGGGACAACCCGGCACTGGAAGATACGGCCCAGATGGGGGATTTCAAGTTCCCCCCGGTATTGATCTCCCAGAATCCCTTCCCTGAGGTGGGAGAGAACTCGCGGGAAGGCCTTGTCCAGCACGTGGGGTATCACGGTATATTCAATATTTTTTCCAAGGAGCTCCCCGCCTAGGACTCCAAGCAGGTGTTCGAACGGGGCATTGAGGTAAATGATGCGCAGGCTGCTGTCGAGCTGCATTACACATTCTGATGAGATAGAGAGGACCGATGAGACCGGGAGTCGTTCTGACACGGAGTAGATTTTTGCCATACCGAACTGGCGCATCTCGACCTGCCCGGAGACGAGCATGCTGTCCAGGTAGCGCCCGGCAGTATTCCGGTTTATTTTTGTGGACCTG
Above is a window of uncultured Methanoregula sp. DNA encoding:
- a CDS encoding HAD family hydrolase; amino-acid sequence: MSVAVVFDSAGTLLNTYRVAKDICNKKLLPGVETTTLTFSSQDRVLIVLPIHSKDLMAAPGGCLLSDYLVEHDIGFGVSCTRKITTAEEIGDVLYADKRVNVEDLQECIRNVWTVCRQESVVTLNSGAIINMAQKGIEFTISAGGWPFDGAKEAITALHRLGVPAFIASGDRVTKLEKMADHLGIPRDRVNGVATPTVKAQIVNDLREEYDKVIMVGDGINDLGAMRSADIAVLTLQQPGIRPAELYKEADYVVKSVGEVVTLVENLLQSQRNLRS
- a CDS encoding ribose 1,5-bisphosphate isomerase is translated as MIVTDTAEKIKSMEIRGAGRIARAAAEALKDHALSIQSPDIVAFRQEMDRAAAILVATRPTAVSLPNAVHMVMNGIGQGKNVEEARTGVVERAEHFIQSSQHAARKIAEFGARHIRDGDKILTHCNSEVALGCIIEAHRSGKDIEVFATEVRPRNQGHITIRTLNDAGIKTNFIVDSAVRSFINKIDLVVVGADAVTVNGAVVNKIGTSQVAHTAVEARVNVLVAAETYKFAPRTVIGELIQIEERPGNEVLPDAIAKTLPHVTVRNPAFDITPAEYIDLIVTEQGAIPPQMAYVIIREYLGWGIEEFHKDLVLNNGHEE
- the dapF gene encoding diaminopimelate epimerase, which translates into the protein MEIPFTKLHGNGNDFIVIDEYSRTVIPDGMEGQFAAIYCDRRFGIGADGVIYLSKTVKGNLRMRIFQPDESEAEMCGNGIRCLAKFAFDAGYAKESCTVETLAGEIGVVMGYREEDFFATINMTAPLFERKDIPATGSGEYKERIGDHVVYAVNTGVPHAVILVDSVDAIDLETVAPGIRNHASFLKGANVNFVEKTGDDSIRIRTFERGVEGETLSCGTGATASAAVVHKLGILGPVINVETSGGSLTIRMNGSTTMEGPARTVFSGVIPF
- a CDS encoding PAS domain S-box protein — protein: MALSREITTQIRELLEKNPQGLSITDIVRSTKINRNTAGRYLDSMLVSGQVEMRQFGMAKIYSVSERLPVSSVLSISSECVMQLDSSLRIIYLNAPFEHLLGVLGGELLGKNIEYTVIPHVLDKAFPRVLSHLREGILGDQYRGELEIPHLGRIFQCRVVPIVTAGGQKGVSMLLEDITSRKHDEEQLRRSEIRYRVLAEASRDLIFMIDRNDRIEFVNSFAAAFVGKRADELIGKPRSSVFPEDITRHQQDELERIFNTGMMLRSEGPLYKDNTLHWFDHYLVPLTDKDGCVQSVLGISRDITERKRAEEELFDSRQMLQLVLDTIPVRVFWKDRNSVFLGCNRSLALDAGYKEPIQLIGKTDYDHASAATADHYRADDRAVIETGRPKLNFEEIQIRPDGSQAWLLTSKVPLSNKAGNIIGVLGTYDDITERKRVVEALSESEERYRTVFENTGTATALVEENTIIRLVNAEFERLSGYKKEEIEGKKSWIEFVEKEDLETMIAQHNLRRQSRQDALEHYEFRFITKSGNIRIIFLTVDMIPGTTQSVTSLLDITERKRAENEFLLQEQQYRFIVNNSLDIITRQTPTCVCTYVSPSVTAILGYSVEESLGISLLALVHPDDIARIQKDLQDIVTNKSDLPASTFRFRHKDGRYLWFESMNNVIRDEQTGEIRELLSISRNITDRIQSEEKAQHRDQVLRAFGAASGFLLTGRIRDPYPRVLAIMGEALGADVAYIYRDIQDPVNGTRVTERKFRWTRDPAQDPGAGMECRTAFPGQWSKRLASGTWIAGPRARFSPPEQEEMEKTGVQSIIVVPIHVNGVYWGLIGCSDLHEEHDWADVEIEILVTLAATIGLILERQNPEGLT